A single window of Rhodococcus jostii RHA1 DNA harbors:
- a CDS encoding acyl-CoA dehydrogenase family protein, protein MSDPDESNVDVVRKATRELAHKFDYDYWRTKDTLAQYPWEFLTAFAEGGWLGALIPEEYGGLGLGLAECGVMMQEIAASGAGASGASAVHFYLFPPAPIIRHGSEEMKQQFLPKLARGEILMAFGVTEPTAGVDTSRITTKAEKVAGGWVVNGQKVWITNAQNAHKILLLARTSARNEERPLDGMTLFFTDLDRDRITIREIEKLGRSAIDSNELFIENLEVRDDEVVGEAGRGFSYLIDGLNSERIVVGLEGVGIGQAALELATKYATERVVFDRPIGQNQAIAHPLADSWIRLESARLMAMHAAELYDNHQDCGKEAAGTKYLGAEAGFDACDRAMSTHGGYAYAKEYHVERLWREARLLRNAPFSQEMVLNYISAQALKLPRAY, encoded by the coding sequence GTGAGCGATCCCGACGAGAGCAACGTCGACGTCGTCCGCAAGGCAACCCGAGAGCTGGCCCACAAGTTCGACTACGACTACTGGCGCACGAAAGACACACTGGCCCAGTACCCGTGGGAGTTCCTCACGGCATTCGCCGAGGGCGGATGGCTCGGCGCGCTCATCCCCGAGGAGTACGGCGGCCTCGGGTTGGGCCTCGCCGAGTGCGGCGTGATGATGCAGGAGATCGCCGCATCGGGTGCCGGCGCGAGTGGCGCCTCGGCGGTCCACTTCTACCTGTTCCCACCCGCACCGATCATCCGTCACGGCTCGGAGGAGATGAAGCAGCAGTTCCTGCCCAAGCTCGCCCGGGGCGAGATCCTCATGGCGTTCGGTGTCACCGAGCCCACCGCCGGCGTGGACACCTCGCGCATCACAACTAAGGCCGAGAAAGTCGCCGGCGGCTGGGTGGTCAACGGCCAGAAGGTCTGGATCACCAATGCACAGAACGCCCACAAGATCCTGCTGCTGGCGCGCACGTCTGCCCGCAACGAGGAAAGACCGCTGGACGGGATGACGCTCTTCTTCACCGACCTCGACCGCGACCGGATCACGATCCGCGAGATCGAGAAACTGGGCCGGTCGGCGATCGACTCCAACGAACTCTTCATCGAGAACCTCGAGGTCCGCGACGACGAAGTCGTCGGTGAGGCAGGTAGGGGCTTCAGCTACCTGATCGACGGGCTGAACTCCGAACGCATCGTAGTGGGACTGGAAGGCGTCGGTATCGGTCAGGCAGCACTGGAGCTGGCGACGAAATACGCCACAGAGCGCGTGGTCTTCGACCGGCCCATCGGCCAGAACCAGGCGATCGCCCACCCACTAGCGGATTCCTGGATCCGGCTGGAATCGGCTCGACTGATGGCGATGCACGCCGCCGAGCTCTACGACAACCACCAGGACTGCGGCAAGGAGGCCGCCGGGACCAAATATCTGGGCGCCGAGGCCGGCTTCGATGCCTGCGACCGGGCCATGTCCACGCACGGTGGCTACGCCTACGCGAAGGAATACCACGTGGAGCGGCTGTGGCGGGAGGCGCGGCTGCTCCGCAACGCACCGTTCTCACAGGAGATGGTCCTCAACTACATCTCCGCGCAGGCGCTGAAGCTTCCCCGCGCCTACTGA
- a CDS encoding acyclic terpene utilization AtuA family protein — MTSAPGRGQRPIRVGNCSGFYGDRASAMADMARAGGIDVLTGDYLAEVTMLILGKARAKDSTKGYATTFLQHVDAALDHLVANGIRLVVNAGGLNPAGLADATRALIAGRGYDLQVSHIGGDDVFGSLDELQQTGHSLPHLTTGEPLSSWPHRPLTANAYLGGFGIARALARGADIVITGRVADAALVVGPAAWWWNWAPDDYDALAGAVAAGHVIECGPQATGGNFSGFRNIANLMQPGFPIAEIDTDGSSVITKNPGTGGAVTHDTVTAQLLYEIGEPAYLNPDVIAHLDTAELTDLGDDRVRIRGVRGSAPPATTKVAITGVGGWENSMILALTGTDLDAKAALVERFVHREIEAADGLDAVTITRIGQARHDPDSQNAGTALLQIAVQGTKEAAGRAFSSRMVELALSSYPGLYTLGPPQPGSAFGVYWPALLDQRMLDHMVHHHDGTTEIIAPGTPHDGGLEAPPPVELFPAPSVRAPWTDAPLVIASLGEIVHARSGDKGGDANLGVWVRDRGAWQWLQSTLTVDELRRLLPETHELAISRYELPKLGAVNFLIRGMLGSGATSTLRLDSQAKALGEWLRARNTKVPRSLLNTSGAHW, encoded by the coding sequence ATGACATCAGCACCGGGACGAGGGCAACGTCCGATCCGCGTGGGGAATTGCTCCGGCTTCTACGGTGACCGCGCCTCCGCGATGGCCGACATGGCCCGAGCCGGCGGCATCGACGTCCTCACCGGTGACTACCTCGCCGAGGTCACGATGCTGATCCTCGGCAAGGCGCGCGCCAAGGACAGCACCAAGGGCTATGCGACCACCTTCCTGCAACACGTGGACGCAGCACTGGATCACCTCGTCGCGAACGGGATCCGGCTCGTCGTCAACGCCGGCGGACTCAACCCCGCCGGGCTGGCCGACGCAACCCGCGCCCTGATCGCCGGCCGCGGTTACGACCTACAGGTCTCCCACATCGGAGGCGACGACGTGTTCGGCAGCCTCGACGAGCTGCAGCAGACCGGCCATTCGCTGCCACACCTGACGACCGGCGAGCCGCTCTCGTCCTGGCCGCACCGCCCACTGACGGCCAACGCGTACCTGGGCGGATTCGGCATCGCCCGCGCCCTGGCCCGCGGCGCCGACATCGTCATCACCGGCCGCGTCGCCGACGCCGCGTTGGTCGTCGGTCCCGCCGCCTGGTGGTGGAACTGGGCCCCCGACGACTACGACGCGCTCGCCGGCGCCGTCGCGGCCGGACACGTCATCGAATGCGGACCGCAGGCGACCGGCGGCAACTTCTCCGGATTCCGCAACATCGCCAACCTCATGCAACCGGGATTCCCGATCGCCGAAATCGACACCGACGGCTCCTCGGTGATCACCAAGAACCCGGGCACCGGCGGCGCCGTCACCCACGACACCGTCACAGCCCAACTGCTCTACGAGATCGGCGAACCCGCCTACCTCAACCCCGACGTGATCGCCCACCTGGACACCGCCGAGCTCACCGACCTCGGCGACGACCGCGTCCGGATCCGCGGCGTGCGCGGCTCGGCGCCACCGGCGACGACCAAGGTCGCGATCACCGGGGTGGGGGGCTGGGAGAACAGCATGATCCTCGCGCTCACCGGCACCGACCTCGACGCGAAGGCGGCCCTCGTCGAACGATTCGTGCACCGCGAGATCGAGGCCGCGGACGGGCTCGACGCGGTCACGATCACGCGGATCGGTCAGGCCCGGCACGATCCCGACAGTCAGAATGCGGGCACCGCGCTGCTCCAGATCGCAGTGCAGGGCACCAAGGAGGCCGCCGGGCGCGCCTTCTCGTCGCGGATGGTCGAGCTGGCCCTGTCCAGCTACCCCGGGTTGTACACCCTCGGCCCTCCACAACCAGGGTCCGCGTTCGGTGTCTACTGGCCCGCACTGCTCGACCAGCGAATGCTCGACCACATGGTCCACCACCATGACGGCACCACCGAGATCATCGCCCCCGGCACGCCACACGACGGGGGTCTCGAGGCACCCCCGCCGGTCGAGCTCTTCCCCGCGCCGTCGGTGCGAGCGCCCTGGACCGACGCACCACTCGTCATCGCCTCACTCGGTGAGATCGTGCATGCCCGCTCCGGCGACAAGGGCGGCGACGCGAATCTCGGCGTCTGGGTACGCGACCGGGGCGCATGGCAGTGGCTCCAGTCGACCCTCACCGTCGACGAACTCCGACGCCTCCTCCCCGAAACACACGAATTGGCCATCTCGCGTTACGAACTACCCAAACTCGGTGCGGTCAACTTCCTCATCCGGGGGATGCTCGGCAGCGGTGCCACCTCGACACTGCGGCTCGACTCCCAAGCCAAGGCACTCGGCGAGTGGCTGCGCGCCCGCAACACCAAGGTACCGCGATCTCTGCTCAACACGTCAGGAGCGCACTGGTGA
- a CDS encoding MaoC/PaaZ C-terminal domain-containing protein: MSISFQPGDRLPPLEHTATPFQLFRYSAVTWNPHRIHFDESYAREEGHDGVVLHSHLRAALALRCVTEGLGPTWHVTKAAYRLRRPVYAPADLTYTARVTAAEDDSLTLELIERHPSGEVGFEGTAWVNKTTGATT; encoded by the coding sequence ATGTCCATCAGCTTCCAGCCCGGAGACAGGCTGCCACCGCTCGAGCACACGGCTACGCCCTTTCAGTTGTTCCGCTACAGCGCGGTCACCTGGAACCCGCACCGCATCCACTTCGACGAGTCCTATGCACGCGAGGAGGGCCATGACGGTGTCGTGCTGCACTCCCACCTCCGGGCGGCACTCGCCTTGCGGTGCGTCACCGAGGGCCTCGGCCCGACATGGCACGTCACGAAGGCCGCCTACCGCCTGCGCAGACCCGTCTACGCACCGGCGGACCTGACCTACACCGCCCGGGTGACGGCGGCCGAAGATGACAGCTTGACCCTCGAACTCATCGAGCGGCACCCCTCCGGTGAGGTGGGCTTCGAGGGGACAGCGTGGGTCAACAAGACAACGGGAGCAACAACATGA
- a CDS encoding FAS1-like dehydratase domain-containing protein, with amino-acid sequence MSPLLESGTALAAYYAQTQPRTGEVLARRSLGTLEAVTIGRYAMTIGATDPKHYDPAHARAAGYADVVAPPNMLAAIVEWGLGTPEARLQPDGTPHGGDMPLGDGDLGLRVMGAGEEMELVNPVIAGTEVVLETTLAAVTPKQTRAGSCVFVTTINTFMSAEGAVLNRNRRTVVLRNPLQES; translated from the coding sequence ATGTCCCCACTGCTTGAATCCGGCACTGCGCTGGCGGCGTACTACGCCCAGACGCAACCCCGGACGGGAGAGGTTCTCGCACGGCGCAGCCTCGGCACCCTCGAGGCGGTGACCATCGGCCGCTACGCGATGACCATCGGCGCCACCGATCCGAAGCACTACGATCCGGCGCACGCACGCGCGGCCGGGTACGCCGATGTCGTGGCGCCACCGAACATGCTCGCCGCGATCGTGGAGTGGGGTCTGGGCACCCCCGAGGCCCGGCTCCAGCCCGACGGAACCCCGCACGGCGGGGACATGCCCCTCGGTGACGGCGACCTCGGGCTGCGTGTGATGGGCGCCGGCGAAGAGATGGAGTTGGTCAACCCCGTGATCGCGGGCACGGAGGTGGTGCTCGAGACCACCCTCGCGGCGGTCACCCCCAAACAGACCCGGGCGGGCAGCTGCGTGTTCGTCACCACCATCAACACCTTCATGTCCGCCGAGGGTGCCGTCCTCAACCGGAACCGGCGCACCGTCGTACTGCGCAACCCCCTCCAGGAGTCCTAA
- a CDS encoding CaiB/BaiF CoA transferase family protein, giving the protein MSAFDGIRVLELGQIYNGPYCGLLLAQLGAEVIKIEPPGGEQLRFRSHQPVESHEFVMLNSNKVSVVLDLKTDAGRHALLDLAETADVLIENFAPGTIERLQLGPEQLLEHNPRLIVARGKGYGSTGPYAHMSAMDITVQAMSGSAAATGMPDGPPTKAGAAFVDFSGGIHLFGAISAALFQRERTGRGQLVEVSMHDTIYPMLASSLGGLHNNPDRKLPERTGNRHSGMALAPYNIYEASDGWLAIICISERHWRGVATALGRPELVDDPRFSKESDRAANIDAVDEEMSACTKTRTRAELVRDLQAAGVPCAPVKSIREIDTDEHLIERGMIRYVEHPARGRVPVPGCPLRLSDSPVGPLRAAPLLGQSTEEILAELSGEEPQHVPTA; this is encoded by the coding sequence ATGTCCGCGTTTGACGGCATCCGGGTCCTCGAATTGGGCCAAATCTACAACGGTCCGTACTGCGGACTTCTTCTCGCGCAGCTGGGCGCCGAGGTCATCAAGATCGAGCCACCCGGCGGCGAGCAATTGCGCTTCCGCTCACACCAGCCGGTCGAGTCCCACGAGTTCGTGATGCTCAACTCCAACAAGGTCAGTGTGGTCCTCGACCTGAAGACCGACGCCGGTCGCCACGCGCTGCTCGATCTGGCCGAGACCGCCGACGTACTCATCGAAAACTTCGCGCCGGGCACCATCGAGCGGCTCCAGCTCGGCCCGGAACAACTCCTCGAGCATAATCCGCGTCTGATCGTGGCCCGCGGCAAGGGCTACGGGTCGACGGGCCCGTACGCACACATGTCGGCCATGGACATCACCGTGCAGGCGATGTCCGGCAGCGCCGCGGCCACCGGAATGCCCGACGGCCCACCGACCAAGGCGGGCGCCGCATTCGTGGACTTCTCCGGCGGCATCCACCTGTTCGGGGCGATCAGCGCGGCCCTGTTCCAACGTGAACGCACGGGGCGGGGGCAGCTCGTCGAGGTGTCGATGCACGACACCATCTATCCCATGCTTGCCTCCAGCCTCGGCGGCCTGCACAACAATCCCGACCGAAAACTGCCCGAGCGCACCGGAAATCGGCATTCGGGCATGGCGCTCGCGCCCTACAACATCTACGAGGCCAGCGACGGATGGCTGGCAATCATCTGCATCTCCGAACGGCACTGGCGCGGTGTCGCGACCGCACTGGGCCGGCCCGAGCTGGTCGACGACCCCAGATTCTCCAAGGAGAGCGACAGGGCCGCAAACATCGACGCGGTCGACGAAGAGATGTCGGCGTGCACCAAGACCCGCACACGCGCCGAACTGGTGCGGGACCTACAGGCCGCCGGTGTGCCGTGTGCGCCGGTCAAGTCGATCCGGGAGATCGACACGGACGAGCACCTGATCGAGCGCGGCATGATCCGGTACGTCGAGCACCCGGCGAGGGGTCGGGTGCCGGTACCGGGATGTCCGCTCAGACTCAGTGACTCGCCGGTGGGACCACTGCGCGCCGCCCCGCTGCTGGGGCAGTCGACAGAGGAGATCTTGGCGGAACTGTCCGGTGAGGAGCCCCAGCATGTCCCCACTGCTTGA
- a CDS encoding 2,4'-dihydroxyacetophenone dioxygenase family protein, with product MTAPVSPGMIRTKTGVPLPLVALPQDDLLTVNIDEIPLLEHAMGPGIHIQPLRLDPEKGQVVLMATMAPGCLLPVHYHTGTAEVWTFSGCWKYAEYPDQPQVAGSYLYEPGGSVHTFYCPEDNTEDTVVLLWMEGAQIGFNQDGTLHSINDATSIQHVTETVAVAQGTGPVGYIHGGSAGVIKS from the coding sequence ATGACCGCACCAGTCTCTCCAGGGATGATCCGCACCAAGACCGGCGTCCCGCTGCCGTTGGTCGCTCTGCCGCAGGATGACCTTCTGACCGTGAATATCGATGAGATCCCGCTGCTCGAGCACGCTATGGGCCCGGGGATCCACATTCAGCCGCTGCGCCTGGATCCCGAGAAGGGGCAGGTGGTGCTCATGGCCACCATGGCGCCCGGTTGCCTCTTGCCCGTCCACTACCACACCGGTACTGCCGAGGTGTGGACGTTCTCAGGCTGCTGGAAGTACGCCGAGTACCCGGATCAGCCTCAGGTCGCCGGCTCCTACCTCTACGAGCCCGGCGGCTCGGTCCACACGTTCTACTGCCCCGAGGACAACACCGAGGACACCGTCGTGCTGCTGTGGATGGAAGGCGCGCAAATCGGATTCAACCAGGACGGCACGCTGCATTCGATCAATGACGCGACCTCCATTCAGCACGTGACCGAGACGGTGGCGGTGGCTCAGGGCACCGGACCGGTCGGCTACATCCACGGCGGCTCCGCCGGCGTCATCAAATCCTGA
- a CDS encoding IclR family transcriptional regulator, whose amino-acid sequence MPARPHRTVDRVIEILETVSLSPRGVTLAELTTALDAAKSSVQELTNGLLARGYLLEEERRFHLGPGPFVLAARANKLAALSLDHQFVAELGEVLGCTVLVAVRVGDAIVFTDLAGEESPSLTFVARTHARRPLYTTAAGKTVLANVPDDEMYRLLDLAAPEQASEVRQFLTELPEIRSRRLAFNRGVTLADAYAVATPLLAPDGSLIAAISAAVDASAAEGLDDIGEKLKKAVASLGPQYGLKLD is encoded by the coding sequence ATGCCTGCTCGCCCGCATCGCACAGTCGACCGCGTGATCGAGATCCTCGAGACCGTGTCTTTGAGCCCGCGCGGCGTGACGTTGGCCGAGCTGACAACCGCCCTGGACGCGGCGAAGAGCTCCGTGCAGGAGCTGACCAACGGACTACTCGCCCGCGGCTATCTTCTCGAGGAGGAGCGCCGGTTCCACCTCGGACCGGGGCCGTTCGTCCTCGCCGCACGCGCGAACAAGCTGGCCGCACTCTCACTCGATCACCAATTCGTCGCCGAGCTGGGCGAGGTCCTCGGATGCACCGTCCTCGTCGCAGTACGCGTCGGGGACGCCATCGTCTTCACCGACCTCGCGGGTGAAGAATCACCCAGCCTCACCTTCGTCGCCCGCACCCACGCCCGGCGCCCGTTGTACACGACCGCCGCCGGAAAAACCGTGCTCGCCAACGTCCCCGACGACGAGATGTACCGCCTCCTCGACCTCGCCGCCCCCGAGCAGGCAAGCGAAGTCCGACAATTCCTCACCGAGCTCCCCGAGATCCGCTCCCGCCGACTCGCCTTCAACCGCGGAGTCACGCTCGCAGACGCATACGCCGTGGCCACGCCTCTGCTGGCACCCGACGGCAGTCTGATCGCGGCGATCAGCGCGGCCGTCGACGCGTCGGCGGCGGAGGGGCTCGACGATATCGGCGAAAAGCTCAAGAAAGCTGTTGCCAGTCTCGGTCCTCAATACGGGCTCAAACTGGACTGA
- a CDS encoding TetR/AcrR family transcriptional regulator, with translation MTEQITDAPNRLERRKARTRAALVRAAQSFMAAGKLTAPILEITQAADVGMGSFYNHFQTKEELFHAAVEEALDRHGAILDELTADLDDPAQIFAQSFRLTGRLHRRNPELSKVLLRDGPSLVSSDKGLAPRARRDIEAAARAGRFSVRDPELALTITAGAALCLGQLLHEHPERDDAEDTDQVTEDLLRMFGVSADEAHEICRRPLPDADDQP, from the coding sequence ATGACCGAGCAGATCACCGATGCACCGAACCGTCTGGAACGGCGCAAAGCGCGGACCCGCGCCGCACTCGTGCGCGCAGCCCAGTCCTTCATGGCGGCCGGGAAGCTGACCGCCCCGATTCTCGAGATCACCCAGGCCGCTGATGTCGGAATGGGGTCGTTCTACAACCACTTTCAGACCAAAGAGGAGCTCTTTCACGCGGCCGTGGAGGAGGCCCTCGACCGCCACGGCGCGATACTCGACGAACTGACCGCCGATCTGGACGACCCTGCCCAGATCTTTGCGCAGAGCTTCCGTCTGACCGGACGCCTGCATCGCAGGAATCCCGAACTGAGCAAAGTTCTGCTCCGCGACGGGCCGAGTCTGGTCAGCTCGGACAAGGGCCTGGCGCCGAGAGCTCGCCGCGACATCGAGGCAGCCGCCCGTGCGGGCAGGTTCAGCGTGCGCGATCCCGAACTGGCCCTGACGATCACAGCGGGGGCCGCACTCTGTCTGGGTCAACTGCTGCACGAGCACCCCGAACGTGACGACGCGGAGGACACCGACCAAGTCACCGAGGACCTGTTGCGCATGTTCGGCGTCTCGGCCGACGAAGCCCACGAAATCTGCAGACGCCCCTTACCCGACGCTGACGATCAACCCTGA
- a CDS encoding helix-turn-helix transcriptional regulator, whose product MDRASEELSRSVGSPIVVLPNLSEYQKACEGATQRASSTEAYASAHRDGAALGFDAAVAYALGEQLHPPEAIPCGPAAHLTRRELEVADLIAEGLTNKEIAARLVISPRTAQRPCRTPTYEVGIHFTRTGRGMGRRNTQRRFCGPCCGVGGGDDGRCLLQHRTAVHGCEHRNTALECSRNRVARRPRGRNLPWSDPGVRLRRERKRPRPLENGRIGGNQVVPYTTT is encoded by the coding sequence ATGGATCGGGCATCGGAGGAGCTCAGCCGGTCTGTGGGAAGCCCGATTGTGGTACTGCCCAATTTGAGCGAGTACCAGAAAGCCTGTGAAGGCGCGACGCAGCGTGCCTCGAGTACGGAGGCTTATGCATCTGCGCATCGTGACGGCGCGGCGTTAGGTTTCGACGCCGCGGTCGCCTATGCCTTGGGTGAGCAACTTCATCCTCCGGAGGCGATCCCTTGCGGTCCCGCCGCACACCTGACAAGGCGTGAGCTGGAGGTTGCTGATCTGATTGCCGAGGGCCTGACGAATAAGGAGATCGCTGCTCGGTTGGTAATTTCCCCTCGCACCGCTCAGAGGCCATGTCGAACACCTACTTACGAAGTTGGGATTCACTTCACGCGCACAGGTCGCGGCATGGGTCGTCGAAACACGCAGAGAAGATTCTGTGGCCCATGTTGCGGCGTTGGTGGCGGTGATGATGGCCGCTGCCTCCTGCAGCACCGCACCGCAGTACACGGATGCGAACATCGAAACACTGCCCTCGAATGCAGTAGGAACCGTGTCGCTCGGCGACCGCGCGGTCGAAACCTTCCGTGGTCGGACCCTGGTGTTCGTCTTCGACGAGAGCGGAAACGTCCTCGGCCGTTGGAAAACGGACGCATTGGCGGCAACCAGGTGGTGCCTTACACCACAACGTAG
- a CDS encoding UPF0158 family protein: MALKQRREQAEPVAVSVINRLTWRAGAGDGVLAEDLLACLRGEPLAGRVVPVDLEMLGAELEGDLGMSTGSYLDLRTGQVYDASSTDPMMVGEDAAVDVETEPDRWLRFDRTGSRDGWRDMAAFAERQHDSALRERLEQAIEGKGAFGRFRDLVHQESLTDPWYTFATDRQMGRAREFLADNGIRVG, from the coding sequence ATGGCACTGAAGCAGCGACGGGAGCAGGCCGAGCCGGTGGCGGTGTCGGTCATCAACCGGCTGACCTGGCGCGCCGGCGCGGGTGACGGGGTGCTGGCCGAGGACCTGCTCGCGTGTCTGCGCGGCGAGCCGCTGGCCGGGCGGGTGGTGCCAGTCGACCTCGAGATGCTCGGTGCCGAATTGGAGGGGGATCTGGGCATGTCCACCGGTAGCTACCTCGACCTGCGCACCGGACAGGTGTACGACGCCAGCAGCACTGATCCGATGATGGTCGGCGAGGACGCCGCCGTCGACGTGGAGACCGAGCCCGACCGGTGGCTCCGGTTCGACCGCACCGGCTCGCGGGATGGCTGGCGGGACATGGCGGCCTTCGCCGAGCGGCAACACGATTCGGCGCTGCGGGAGCGGCTGGAGCAAGCGATCGAGGGCAAGGGCGCGTTCGGCCGATTCCGCGACCTCGTCCACCAGGAGAGCCTCACCGACCCGTGGTACACCTTCGCCACCGACCGCCAAATGGGTCGTGCCCGCGAGTTCCTCGCCGACAACGGCATCCGCGTGGGCTGA
- a CDS encoding LysR family transcriptional regulator, producing MRNSFDVVTLFLLLDIAEAGSLTGGAERANVTPSAASQRIAKLEQEIRQPVLTRLPRGVRLTEAGEILVTRARLFRQEMRAARGDLEALLGLERGTVRLGSFPTVSASLLSDALKDYHAHWPGIDVRVQSAVRPRLLEMLHSSEVEMALLWSYDWTEETEKSLALIPLMEDETVLLVPLEGPYIDNVAVASLRSAKWIIRNADHPAAEVLYRSCETAGFTPNVVYEAHDYQEIEAMVAAGVGIAMVPRLAVAHHRPDVHAVRFLPTDRVPTRSIYIASLARRQYTPSMHAVSRALHDAADTITARR from the coding sequence CACCGGCGGCGCCGAACGCGCCAACGTCACGCCATCCGCCGCGTCGCAACGCATCGCCAAGTTGGAACAGGAGATCCGGCAGCCGGTACTGACCCGCCTGCCTCGCGGCGTCCGGTTGACGGAGGCCGGTGAAATTCTCGTCACGCGTGCGCGGCTGTTCCGCCAGGAAATGCGCGCTGCCCGTGGTGACTTGGAAGCTCTGCTGGGGCTCGAGCGCGGCACCGTCCGACTCGGTTCCTTCCCGACCGTCAGCGCCTCACTGCTCTCGGACGCGCTGAAGGACTATCACGCCCACTGGCCAGGCATCGACGTGCGGGTCCAATCCGCGGTTCGCCCGCGACTGTTGGAAATGCTCCATTCGAGCGAGGTCGAAATGGCGTTGCTCTGGAGTTACGACTGGACCGAGGAGACCGAGAAATCCCTGGCCCTCATACCGCTGATGGAGGACGAAACGGTCCTGCTCGTCCCGCTCGAGGGGCCATACATCGACAATGTCGCGGTGGCATCGCTGCGATCGGCGAAGTGGATCATCCGCAACGCAGACCACCCGGCCGCCGAAGTGCTCTACCGTAGCTGCGAGACGGCAGGGTTCACCCCGAACGTCGTCTACGAGGCCCATGACTACCAAGAGATCGAAGCGATGGTCGCCGCGGGGGTGGGCATCGCCATGGTTCCGCGTCTGGCCGTCGCACACCATCGCCCGGACGTCCACGCTGTGCGATTTCTTCCCACCGACCGGGTTCCGACACGATCGATTTACATCGCTTCGCTCGCGCGTCGGCAGTACACCCCGAGCATGCATGCCGTCTCCCGGGCGCTGCACGACGCCGCCGACACCATCACCGCGCGACGCTGA